A window of Rhododendron vialii isolate Sample 1 chromosome 11a, ASM3025357v1 contains these coding sequences:
- the LOC131307996 gene encoding choline/ethanolaminephosphotransferase 1: protein MGYIGSHGVAALHRYKYSGVDHSYVAKYVLQPFWSRFVNFFPLWMPPNMITLTGFMFLVTSALLGYIYSPRLDSAPPRWVHFMHGLLLFLYQTFDAVDGKQARRTFSSSPLGELFDHGCDALACAFESMAFGSTAMCGRSTFWFWVISAVPFYGATWEHYFTNTLILPAVNGPTEGLMLIYLCHFFTAIVGAEWWAQHFGKSFPFLSWVPFFNEIPTYGAALFLMISSAVIPTISFNVYNVYKVVQGRKGSMLLALAMLYPFVVLLGGVLLWDYLSPNDLMGTYPHLVILGTGLAFGFLVGRMILAHLCDEPKGLKTNMCMSLMFLPLGIANALTARLNDGIPLVDEQWVLLAYCIYTVTLYLHFATSVIHEITTALGICCFRITRKEA from the exons ATGGGGTATATAGGGTCTCATGGTGTTGCTGCACTGCATAGATACAAGTACAGTGGAGTGGACCATTCGTATGTCGCTAAATATGTTCTACAGCCCTTCTGGAGTCGCTTTGTCAATTTCTTTCCACTCTGGATGCC ACCCAACATG attACACTTACAGGGTTCATGTTCTTGGTTACATCTGCACTACTTGGCTAT ATATATTCACCTCGCCTGGATTCAGCTCCGCCAAGATGGGTACATTTTATGCATGGATTACTTCTCTTCTTATATCAG ACTTTTGATGCTGTTGATGGGAAGCAGGCAAGACGAACGTTTTCTTCTAGTCCGTTGGGGGAGCTTTTTGACCATG GCTGTGATGCACTTGCTTGTGCG TTTGAGTCTATGGCCTTTGGGAGCACTGCTATGTGTGGAAGAAGTACTTTTTGGTTCTGGGTGATTTCAGCCGTCCCATTTTATGGTGCTACTTGGGAACA CTATTTTACCAATACCCTTATTCTACCAGCAGTAAATGGACCTACGGAAGGTCTCATGCTGATATACTTGTGTCATTTCTTTACAGCTATAGTTG GTGCAGAATGGTGGGCTCAACATTTTGGAAAGTCTTTTCCCTTTTTGAGTTGGGTTCCATTCTTCAATG AAATCCCAACATATGGAGCTGCATTGTTTCTAATGATAAGTTCTGCTGTGATACCAACAATCTCATTTAA CGTGTACAATGTTTATAAGGTAGTTCAGGGAAGGAAAGGAAGCATGCTGTTGGCTTTGGCAATG CTTTACCCATTTGTTGTGCTCTTGGGAGGAGTCCTGCTGTG GGATTATTTGTCTCCAAATGATCTAATGGGGACTTATCCACATTTGGTCATACTGGGAACTGGACTTGCATTTGGGTTCCTCGTG GGAAGGATGATTCTGGCTCACTTGTGCGATGAACCAAAGGGCTTAAAAACTAATATGTGCATG TCTCTTATGTTTCTTCCCTTAGGTATTGCAAATGCTCTTACAGCCAGACTGAATGATGG AATTCCATTAGTTGATGAGCAATGGGTTCTTCTTGCTTACTGCATATACACAG
- the LOC131307997 gene encoding cytochrome P450 84A1-like, whose amino-acid sequence MDSSLHQLLTTIFLSALPLLLFILFVSRSRRKLLYPPGPPGFPVIGNMLMMNELTHRGLARLANKYGGLFHMKMGGLHMVAVSTPDMAREVLQAQDGVFSNRPATDAISYLTYDRADMAFAHYGPFWRQMRKICVMKVFSRKRAESWASVREEVDSLIQNMATKAGSPVNIGESVFALTRNITYRAAFGSISHQGQDEFVKILQEFSKLFGAFNIADFFPSLGWIYGREFSKRLEKARLSLDEFIDRVIDDHMEKKMRDREGCDEGEAVDTDMVDELMAFYGDDGSKGNGDELKITRDNIKALIMDVMFGGTETVASAIEWAMAELLKSQDDLKRVQEELTAVIGLDRKVNDSDLENLPFFKCVVKEILRLHPPIPLLLHEAAADTSIAGFQIPAKSRVMINAWAIGRDAGAWEDPDSFKPSRFLKDGAPDFKGSHFELIPFGSGRRSCPGMQLGLYAMELAVAHMCHCFTWELPDGMKPSELDMSDMFGLTAPKATRLVAVPSPRLLGSLD is encoded by the exons ATGGACTCTTCACTTCACCAACTCCTAACCACCATCTTCCTCTCCgccctccctctcctcctcttcATTCTTTTCGTCTCCCGGTCGCGTCGAAAGCTCCTGTACCCGCCGGGCCCGCCGGGCTTTCCCGTGATCGGAAACATGTTGATGATGAACGAGTTGACTCACCGTGGCCTAGCCCGGCTCGCAAACAAGTACGGCGGGCTCTTCCACATGAAAATGGGTGGGCTACATATGGTGGCCGTCTCGACGCCGGATATGGCCCGTGAAGTGCTCCAGGCCCAGGACGGGGTTTTCTCAAACCGGCCGGCGACGGACGCCATCAGTTACTTGACCTACGATCGAGCTGATATGGCGTTTGCCCATTATGGACCGTTTTGGCGTCAAATGCGAAAGATTTGTGTTATGAAG GTATTCAGCCGAAAACGAGCCGAGTCATGGGCTTCGGTGCGCGAAGAAGTCGACTCACTGATCCAAAACATGGCCACCAAAGCTGGATCGCCGGTTAACATCGGCGAGTCGGTCTTTGCCTTGACGAGAAACATAACATACAGAGCCGCGTTTGGATCCATATCGCACCAAGGCCAAGACGAGTTTGTCAAAATCCTTCAAGAGTTTTCGAAGCTCTTCGGAGCTTTCAACATCGCCGATTTCTTCCCGTCTCTCGGTTGGATTTACGGGAGGGAATTCAGCAAGCGGCTCGAAAAGGCTCGCCTGTCGCTGGATGAGTTTATCGATCGGGTTATCGATGATCATATGGAGAAGAAGATGAGAGACCGGGAGGGGTGCGATGAGGGGGAAGCAGTGGATACGGATATGGTGGACGAGTTGATGGCGTTTTATGGTGATGATGGAAGCAAAGGGAATGGGGATGAGTTGAAGATCACTAGAGATAACATCAAAGCTCTCATTATG GACGTGATGTTTGGCGGCACCGAAACCGTAGCGTCGGCTATCGAGTGGGCAATGGCGGAGCTACTAAAGAGCCAAGACGACTTAAAAAGGGTCCAAGAAGAACTCACCGCGGTCATTGGGTTAGACCGAAAAGTCAACGATTCCGACCTCGAAAACCTCCCCTTCTTCAAATGCGTCGTCAAAGAAATCCTCCGCCTCCACCCTCCCatccccctcctcctccacgAGGCCGCCGCGGACACCAGCATAGCCGGTTTCCAAATCCCAGCTAAGTCACGTGTCATGATCAACGCATGGGCCATAGGCCGCGACGCAGGCGCATGGGAAGACCCGGACTCGTTCAAGCCATCCAGGTTCTTGAAGGATGGGGCACCGGATTTTAAAGGGAGTCATTTCGAGCTTATACCATTCGGGTCGGGTCGGAGGTCGTGCCCGGGTATGCAACTCGGACTCTATGCAATGGAGCTAGCTGTGGCTCATATGTGTCATTGCTTTACGTGGGAGTTACCTGATGGAATGAAGCCGAGTGAGCTTGACATGAGCGACATGTTCGGACTCACGGCACCGAAGGCAACTCGACTCGTTGCCGTGCCGAGTCCTCGCTTGTTGGGCTCACTCGATTAA
- the LOC131307998 gene encoding protein FMP32, mitochondrial — MAACKRAVQLGAYSGLSLTKPRRFNTSKAPGPAAEKLQLEGYWTNVSGSSSSNSSVNRFDSRHISQLSKPNGKRVFLVDTLALVRSLEAQGVPSKQAEAITSAITEVLNDSLENVAHTFVSKGQMEKVSMVQDANLSKFKSEVESSQEHHFSLLQRETEKLRHDIEKMRSELRYEIDKVTAGQRLDLNLERGRIRDELTNQNAETTNLTNKLDREIHALRAQLEAAKYDVIKVCIGTLASISAVGLAIVRIFL, encoded by the exons ATGGCGGCGTGCAAGCGAGCGGTTCAATTAGGTGCGTATTCTGGACTATCGTTGACCAAACCACGACGGTTTAATACGTCCAAGGCGCCCGGTCCCGCTGCTGAGAAGCTCCAATTGGAGGGATATTGGACGAATGTTAGCGGTTCTTCGTCGTCGAATTCGAGTGTCAACCGATTTGACTCTAGGCACATCTCTCAGCTTTCTAAACCTAACGGAAAACGTGTTTTCCTCGTTGACACGTTAGCGCTG GTGAGGAGTTTAGAAGCACAAGGTGTGCCTTCCAAGCAGGCAGAGGCAATAACATCTGCGATTACTGAGGTTTTGAATGATAGCTTGGAGAATGTGGCTCACACTTTTGTTTCTAAAGGACAAATGGAGAAA GTTTCGATGGTTCAAGATGCGAACCTGTCCAAGTTCAAATCTGAAGTAGAAAGTTCCCAG GAGCATCATTTTTCTCTGTTGCAACGTGAGACTGAAAAGCTTCGGCATGACATAGAGAAAATGCGCAGTGAACTAAG GTATGAGATCGACAAGGTCACAGCTGGGCAGCGTTTGGATTTGAACCTTGAAAGAGG GCGCATACGGGATGAACTCACCAATCAAAATGCAGAAACCACCAACCTCACCAACAAGCTCGATCGA GAAATTCATGCACTACGAGCCCAGCTGGAAGCAGCGAAGTATGACGTGATCAAGGTCTGTATAGGTACACTTGCCTCGATCTCCGCCGTGGGTCTTGCCATAGTCCGTATCTTTTTATAG